A genomic segment from Paucidesulfovibrio longus DSM 6739 encodes:
- a CDS encoding PxxKW family cysteine-rich protein, producing MNKPNAKKAKKVQKGSLAEAKMTEAGLEYKGMIMEPVVEKCEGCDRMVEAEGGSYCPSYAQPAKKWASGVCNFATHVRATVDKEGKVKINPLKASKRAARGR from the coding sequence ATCAACAAGCCCAATGCCAAGAAGGCTAAGAAAGTTCAGAAAGGGTCCCTGGCCGAAGCGAAGATGACCGAGGCCGGTCTCGAGTACAAAGGCATGATCATGGAACCCGTGGTCGAAAAATGCGAAGGCTGCGACCGCATGGTCGAAGCCGAAGGCGGCAGCTACTGCCCTTCCTACGCGCAGCCCGCCAAGAAGTGGGCCTCCGGGGTCTGCAACTTCGCCACCCATGTCCGCGCCACCGTGGACAAGGAAGGCAAGGTCAAGATCAACCCTCTGAAGGCCTCCAAGCGCGCCGCCCGCGGTCGCTAG
- a CDS encoding M20 family metallo-hydrolase codes for MSDRVFKHIDTLVSELVELQRNLVAIPALGPLNGGPGEKDKADWLKKRLEEMELGPVREMNAPASDVPCGYRPNLAAVLPGKDTTRTFWVISHIDVVPPGDDSLWNDDPYTLVRDGDTLIGRGVEDNHQGMVSSLLLARALKDLDLTPPMNLGLLLVADEETGSHFGLEYVVREHADLFGEKDLFLVPDFGTPDAETVEIAEKSMCWIKVVVTGKQCHASTPHEGVNALVAASDLIMRARALYEIFNDTNPLFDPSGSTFEPTKKEANVQNINTLPGRDVFHFDCRVLPHYDLEDVLGELRRMADETEKAFGVRIEIDTVQREQAAPQTPEDSEIVHRVMNAIRTVYGCNPRPVGIGGGTVAAILRRKGHDAVVWSKLNHQAHQPNERSSIANTLGDAKVMAAVLLA; via the coding sequence ATGTCCGATCGAGTTTTCAAGCATATCGACACGCTGGTTTCCGAACTGGTGGAACTCCAACGCAACCTGGTGGCCATTCCCGCCCTGGGACCGCTCAATGGCGGCCCCGGCGAGAAGGACAAGGCCGACTGGCTGAAGAAGCGGCTCGAGGAAATGGAACTCGGCCCTGTCCGGGAGATGAACGCCCCCGCCTCGGACGTGCCCTGCGGGTATCGTCCCAACCTCGCGGCCGTGCTTCCCGGCAAGGACACGACCCGGACCTTCTGGGTCATTTCCCATATCGACGTGGTGCCTCCGGGAGACGACTCGCTCTGGAACGACGATCCCTACACCCTCGTGCGTGACGGGGACACGCTGATCGGCCGGGGGGTGGAGGACAACCACCAGGGCATGGTCAGCTCCCTGCTGCTCGCGCGTGCCTTGAAGGATCTGGATTTGACGCCGCCCATGAATCTCGGCCTGCTGCTCGTGGCCGACGAGGAAACCGGAAGCCATTTCGGCCTGGAATACGTGGTTCGGGAGCATGCCGACCTCTTCGGGGAAAAGGATCTCTTTCTCGTGCCGGATTTCGGCACCCCGGATGCGGAGACCGTGGAAATCGCGGAGAAGAGCATGTGCTGGATCAAGGTCGTAGTCACCGGCAAGCAGTGCCACGCCTCCACCCCGCACGAAGGCGTCAACGCCCTGGTGGCCGCATCCGACCTGATCATGCGTGCCCGCGCGCTCTATGAAATCTTCAACGACACGAATCCGTTGTTCGATCCTTCCGGTTCCACCTTCGAACCGACGAAGAAGGAAGCCAACGTCCAGAACATCAACACCCTGCCCGGACGGGACGTCTTTCATTTCGATTGCCGGGTGCTTCCCCACTACGACCTCGAAGACGTTCTCGGCGAACTGCGGCGCATGGCCGACGAAACCGAAAAGGCCTTTGGCGTGCGCATCGAGATCGACACGGTGCAGCGGGAACAAGCCGCTCCGCAAACCCCTGAAGACAGCGAAATCGTGCACCGCGTCATGAACGCGATCCGCACGGTCTACGGCTGCAATCCCCGGCCCGTGGGCATCGGCGGCGGAACCGTGGCCGCCATTCTGCGCCGCAAGGGGCACGACGCCGTGGTCTGGTCCAAGCTGAACCACCAGGCCCACCAGCCCAACGAGCGCAGCTCCATCGCAAACACCCTGGGCGACGCCAAGGTCATGGCCGCCGTTCTGCTGGCCTAG
- the mtnP gene encoding S-methyl-5'-thioadenosine phosphorylase, whose translation MDTIGIIGGSGLDNPDILKDARDVTVGTPYGPLTSPLKVGTIGGCKVVLLARHGREHTDSPTRVANRANVWALNEQGCQCILATTAVGSLREEIDRGHLVILDQFIDFTRRRELTFHEVFAPHQPVHTPMAEPFSAPLRERLIKACKKQGIPFHEKGTVVTIEGPRFSTRAESNMFRAWGADVINMSTAPECILANELGIPYAAVAMSTDYDCWKVDEAPVTWDEILKTFNENVGKVTRVLLDAVAGLAAGE comes from the coding sequence ATGGATACCATCGGCATCATCGGCGGCAGCGGCCTGGACAATCCGGACATCCTCAAGGACGCCCGCGATGTGACGGTCGGCACGCCCTACGGCCCGCTGACCTCGCCGCTCAAGGTCGGCACCATCGGCGGCTGCAAGGTCGTGCTGTTGGCCCGCCACGGCAGGGAGCATACCGACTCCCCCACGCGGGTGGCCAACAGGGCCAATGTCTGGGCTCTCAACGAGCAGGGCTGCCAGTGCATCCTGGCGACCACGGCCGTGGGATCCCTGCGCGAGGAAATCGACCGCGGCCATCTCGTGATCCTGGACCAGTTCATCGACTTCACCCGGCGGCGGGAACTGACCTTTCATGAGGTCTTCGCCCCGCACCAGCCCGTGCACACTCCCATGGCCGAGCCCTTTTCCGCGCCGTTGCGAGAGCGTCTTATCAAGGCCTGCAAAAAACAGGGCATCCCTTTCCACGAGAAGGGAACCGTGGTCACCATCGAGGGGCCGAGGTTCTCCACCCGCGCCGAGTCGAACATGTTTCGTGCCTGGGGCGCGGACGTGATCAACATGAGCACCGCGCCGGAATGCATCCTCGCCAACGAGCTGGGAATTCCGTATGCAGCGGTGGCCATGAGCACGGACTACGACTGCTGGAAGGTGGATGAGGCTCCCGTGACCTGGGATGAAATCCTGAAAACCTTCAACGAGAACGTCGGCAAGGTCACACGCGTGCTTTTGGACGCCGTGGCAGGATTGGCCGCGGGGGAATAG